The DNA region TTACAGCGTTGACAGAGCTGCTGCATGATGCATTACCCCGCAGGCGCGATCATCGCCTGCCTAGCCGATTCTAGATTTCCGCATAATCATCGTCAATTCGAAGCGATTCGCTGAAGCCGCGGAATCGCCGCGATTCGCCGGCCGCAGGTGCTTTGTAACCTGTTCACGTTGCGGAACTTCAGCAGGGACGCACGTTTCGAATGGTGACGGCAGACCGAATGTCTGCTTTCCTGATCCCGGTCTGAATTGCGGCAGGGCCTTAGGCCTCGTAAACCGCCACGCAGCCCGGCGCCTCGGTCAGTTCCACGCGTGTTACACCGCGGAACCCCGCCGCCACGAGGGCGTCGAAGACGTGGCGGGCAATCCGCTCGGCCGTGGGGTAGCCCGAGGCAAACGCGGGATGTTCGTTGAGGTCCGTGTGCTGGAGCGGGGCGAGGATCTCGTGCATGGCGACCTGCGCCGCGTGGAAGTCCACGACCATGTCGTTCTCGTCGAGCATCTCGCCGGAGAGATAGGCGCGAACGCGGAAGTCGTGCCCGTGAGGCGGCTCGAGCGTGCCGTCGGGCATACGCACGCGGTGGATGGCACAGAAGGTGGATTCGATGATGACCGTGTACATGGCAATCAGCCCAGGTATTTCTCGATCATACCACGGAAATGCCGGGGAGCACACCGCCAGCTCTTTGACCCAAGTAGAATGAAGCAATTCTCGGGGCGAAAAAGCCGCCGGGCGAAATCCTGGAATTGGTCGCGGGTGAGGTTGAGAACGGCGTCGACTTCCTCGACAAGGTCCTCGCCACGCCCGTCGGAGAAGTAGAATTCAGCCTGTGCAATTCGGCCGGAGAGCCAGCCGGCGTCGTTTATCACCGAGAATAGCCAGTATTGGGCTTGGTCACGCATCGCTTCGAACCAATGTCCGTCAATCCCGTTCTCCTTGATTTGCCTCAGGGTCCCCAAGACCTCGTCTGCAACGACGCGACGTTCTCTGGGTCGAGCATCAGCTTGAACAAAGAGCAGGTTTCCCGCGACGATTCTCGTGAGATTACAGCCTACGTTGTAGACATTCGCTTTCCCATATCGCAATTCTTCAAACAGTCTCGAGGGAGGCGAGAACAATCCTGTGTCGAGATAACCCATCGAGACCCAATCGGCCCCGCGGGGGGCGTCGCTTATGACGAACCCAATGAAGACTCCGTTGGAACCCGCTATGCTTGGGATGCTCCCTACGGCAGGCAGACGGCGCAATGTCTGACTGTTGGGAGCCAATCGTTCTATACCATCGACATTCCACTTCGAAAGCACGCTTGTGACGCGCTGGACCGATACGGCATCAAGTTTTCCGGCCGCGCCCACGACAATGTTTTCCGGGCGGAACGCCGCGGTATCAAAATCAGTGATCCTCTGGCTGTCCAATCTCTCCAAGGAACGACGCGTTCCTCCGCTCGAGGCCAATGAGCCGCTCGTCTCAAAGAGGAACCTTGTCATCGGGTCTCCGGACCATTCGTGGCCTGCCGATCGAATCTCATCAACGATCAGCGCCTTCTCGAGTTCAATGTCATCGCATGCGAACTGCCGGCGTATGAGAATTTCAGCTATCAGCTCCGTCGCAATCTCGAGTCGCTCATGTACCGTGCCGAGTTCAAAATGAATGTTCTCCGGCGTTGTCATCGCATTGGCATGGCCCATCCGCCCGATCGCCTCCGTCATCGCCTTCCGCGTCGGGTACTTTTTCGATGTCGCCATGTGCAGGTGCTCGAGCAGGTGGCTGACGCCGTTGTTCTCCTTTGTCTCGTAGAGGCAGCCGCCGCGGACGATGGCCGTCAAGTGAACCGTCCGGGCATGCGGCACATTGAGCCACGCCAGCCGCAGGCCGTTGGGGAGCTTCTCCACGTGATAGCGGTAGTCTTCCGGATTCATCGCGGGCTCAGGGTCATCGGGGCTCTTCGCGTGCCGTAGGAGACGGCACGCGCTGCAGGTGTGCGAGTTGGATCAGATAGGCGCGATACGCGGCGTCCAAGTTCTCTGGCGGAGCGCCGAAGTACACACGAAGTACCTGTTCTCCATAAGGCCGTTCCGTCAGTCCCGCGTCCGTGACCCGCGCGGCCGAGAGCTTCGCAGAGAATTCGCCGCTCGCAATGTCGTCGATCAAGGCGTGGAACCGCGCCCGCAGCGCCGCGTCCGGCCCATCTTGCAGAAACACCACCAGCGCCCAGACCTGCGCGTAGTAACGCTGAACGGCCGACGCGTCCGCGTCCAGCAGCGCCGTAGCCGCGTCAAGCCGGAGCAGATCGGTCAATGGAAGGACCTGATCGCGACTCAGAATCTCGCGAAGCGTCCCCGCCCGCCACGCGTTGTCTTCGGGCAGGATTCGCGGCTCGGCTCCGGTCACGTCAATCGACTCGAACGTACACGCCAATCCCTCCTCCAGCCACGCGGGCAGGGCGACGTCGAATCGCGTCGCGACGTACTGATGCCAGCCTTCGTGAACCAGTGTCGCCAGCGTCGTGCTGCGATTCCGAAAGAACAGGTAGGACGCATCCCCGACGGTCACGCCGCCGGTGCGGATGCGCGCGTGGACGGCCGCCTGATGCGGAAAGCGCTCCGCCATGAATCGCGCCCATTGCTCCCGGTCCGAGAAGACCATGAACCGCAGCGGAGGTGCCGTGGCCGATCGAGGCGGAAGGAATCGGACGAACGCCGCGTGCGCCGCCTCGGCCACCTCCGCCAAACCGCGCTCGAAGTCCTCGTCGCGCAAGGTGCTGGTGATCTCGACGTTTCCTGACGTCAATCGGCGACCTTCAAGCCCTTCGCCACTCCACGCATAAACGGCAAGGTCCCCGCGGATTCCCGCCCCCGGACTTGCGCACCCTCCAATCGCGCCGGCCAGCACAAGCGAGATCATCGCCAGCGCGGCAATGTCCGCTTTCCCTTTGGCGCCGGATGGGGCGAATTCGAACGTGAGCGGATGCATCAACAGGGCCTCGGCTCGGCAGCGGATGGGTTCATTGGGCGACGATTGTCATCCCGGACTCTCCTCATTACTGGGCGGAGAGTACGCCTACACCCGCCATGTGGTCAAACGTCGCAGCCGCCCCCGTTCTTGGACGCCTTCCGCCGTGTCCACTATCATGTCCCGTTTGTCACCGGGCTCAGAAAACGGCCTGAAACGACCGTCATGCAGCAGGGGAGTGGACACCGAAAATGACCGTCAAGAACGTCGAGAACGTCATCATCATCGGATCGGGACCGGCCGGGTGGACCGCGGCGATCTACGCAGCGCGAGCTAACCTCAACCCTCTGGTCTTCGCCGGGCGACCCAAGACCGTGCCCTCCACCGTCCTCCCCGGCGGGCAGCTCATGATGACCACCGAGGTCGAGAACTACCCCGGTTTCCCCGAGGGCGTCACCGGCCCGAAGATGATGGCCTACTTCGAGCAGCAGGCCGCCCGATTCGGCACGCGCATCGTCACCGACAACGGCCTGAGTCCCGACGTCTCCAACCCCGACGACGGCCACAGCTACTCCTACCACGACTGCCAGCGCGTGGACCTGTCCAAGCGACCGTTCGTCGTCATCGGCGAGGACGACATCGAGTACCAGGCGCATGCCCTCATCATCGCCACGGGGGCGACCGCCAACTGGCTCGGGCTGGAGAACGAGCAGCGCCTGGCGCGATCCGGCGGGGGCGTCAGCGCCTGTGCGGTGTGCGACGGCGCTTTGCCCATCTTCCGCAACAAGGAGCTGGCCGTGGTCGGCGGGGGGGATTCGGCCGTGGAGGAGGCGACCTACCTCACCAAGTTCGCCTCCAAGGTCTACATGATCCACCGCCGCGACAAACTGCGCGCGTCGAAGATCATGGCCCAGCGTGCCCTGGACAACGCCAAGATCGAGGTCCTGTGGAACAAGACCGTGGCCGACGTACTCGGCGACGAGAAGATCAGCGCCGTCCGTCTGCAAGACACCGAATCCGGCGATAAGTCCGACCTGCCCGTTGGCGGGCTTTTCATGGCCATCGGACACACCCCCGCCACCGCGTTTCTCGAGGGGCAGTTGGAACTCGACGCCAAGGGATACGTCAAATTGAAGGACACCTACCGGACAACGACCAGCGTCGAGGGCGTGTTCGCCGCCGGCGACGTGGCCGACAGCGTCTACCGCCAGGCCGTCACCGCCGCCGGCATGGGCTGCAAGGCCGCCATCGACGCCGAACGCTGGCTGGGAGAGAAGGGGATACACTGATGTCACTGCCGCAAGCGAGTTGGGCTGTTCTCCTTTTCCTGGGTGTTCAGACCTCTCTCGCGGGCGACGTGACGATTGAGATCAAACCCAACAAATCGGTCTACTATCTTGGCGAGCCGGTTTTCGTCACGGCTACGGTGACGAATTCGAGCAGCGCCCCGATCAAGCTGATTTACCACAACGCGCCCACGGTCGATCAGCGGATGATATCGGTCGCCGATCTTCGATTCGGTACTGATCCGCAAAAGCTCGAGCATTGGTCGGGCTTGCGGAGGGTCATCTATGAGGTCGGGCCTGCTACATTCGTTTCCGGACAAAGCGCTACACTTGAACTCGTAATGCTCTATACCTCCGAGGGCGCTTTTTACACGGAGGAACCCGGAACCTATTGGATTCAGGGGAGAGCCGTACAACAGGTCGACCGGCTGAACCCGTACATTGAATATCTCACAGAGCCGATTGCGATCCAAGTTCAGGCGCCGCCGGAACGTGATCGTGAGACCTGGGAATGGCTCAAGGCTCACAAAGACGAATACGGCAGACTGATCCAGACGCCTTGGGACGCGGAATTATCGCCTGAATTCCTGGCCCATTGCGATCGTCTGAGCGCCAGATCGACTTCGGTCTACACGCATTGGCTGGCGGAGTATCTCGGTCGCTGGTGGGGGCCACACGGAAACGCTTGGAAGGGGCGGAAATTCAGGGAGATCGCGAAGGCAACGGCAGGTCTCGAGAAAGACCGCAGCGAAGAGTCGGAACCACCGAAGCCGTAAGCGGGTAAAAGCCGAAGGGCCAGGTGCCTACCTACTCAACACCCCTGTCGCCCACGTCGACGGGTCCACATACCAGTTGAGATCGTCGCCCACCGTCAGGAACTGCTGGCCGAAGTCACCATCTTCGAGGATGTAGTAGAACCCGATACGCGGATGCTCGACAGGGTCGAACCCGCTCAGGGCCTCGGCCGGGATGAATCCCTCCAGTGTGTAGCCGGTCTTCGATGTCTTCGCTGCCACGCTGATGACACCCTCGGCGACCGGCGGAGCGTCCTCCCGGGCGCGCTGAATACGATGACTCCCCGCGGCTGGGTC from Phycisphaerae bacterium includes:
- a CDS encoding DUF1570 domain-containing protein — its product is MHPLTFEFAPSGAKGKADIAALAMISLVLAGAIGGCASPGAGIRGDLAVYAWSGEGLEGRRLTSGNVEITSTLRDEDFERGLAEVAEAAHAAFVRFLPPRSATAPPLRFMVFSDREQWARFMAERFPHQAAVHARIRTGGVTVGDASYLFFRNRSTTLATLVHEGWHQYVATRFDVALPAWLEEGLACTFESIDVTGAEPRILPEDNAWRAGTLREILSRDQVLPLTDLLRLDAATALLDADASAVQRYYAQVWALVVFLQDGPDAALRARFHALIDDIASGEFSAKLSAARVTDAGLTERPYGEQVLRVYFGAPPENLDAAYRAYLIQLAHLQRVPSPTAREEPR
- a CDS encoding insulinase family protein, with protein sequence MNPEDYRYHVEKLPNGLRLAWLNVPHARTVHLTAIVRGGCLYETKENNGVSHLLEHLHMATSKKYPTRKAMTEAIGRMGHANAMTTPENIHFELGTVHERLEIATELIAEILIRRQFACDDIELEKALIVDEIRSAGHEWSGDPMTRFLFETSGSLASSGGTRRSLERLDSQRITDFDTAAFRPENIVVGAAGKLDAVSVQRVTSVLSKWNVDGIERLAPNSQTLRRLPAVGSIPSIAGSNGVFIGFVISDAPRGADWVSMGYLDTGLFSPPSRLFEELRYGKANVYNVGCNLTRIVAGNLLFVQADARPRERRVVADEVLGTLRQIKENGIDGHWFEAMRDQAQYWLFSVINDAGWLSGRIAQAEFYFSDGRGEDLVEEVDAVLNLTRDQFQDFARRLFRPENCFILLGSKSWRCAPRHFRGMIEKYLG
- the trxB gene encoding thioredoxin-disulfide reductase, whose product is MTVKNVENVIIIGSGPAGWTAAIYAARANLNPLVFAGRPKTVPSTVLPGGQLMMTTEVENYPGFPEGVTGPKMMAYFEQQAARFGTRIVTDNGLSPDVSNPDDGHSYSYHDCQRVDLSKRPFVVIGEDDIEYQAHALIIATGATANWLGLENEQRLARSGGGVSACAVCDGALPIFRNKELAVVGGGDSAVEEATYLTKFASKVYMIHRRDKLRASKIMAQRALDNAKIEVLWNKTVADVLGDEKISAVRLQDTESGDKSDLPVGGLFMAIGHTPATAFLEGQLELDAKGYVKLKDTYRTTTSVEGVFAAGDVADSVYRQAVTAAGMGCKAAIDAERWLGEKGIH
- a CDS encoding 6-carboxytetrahydropterin synthase, producing MYTVIIESTFCAIHRVRMPDGTLEPPHGHDFRVRAYLSGEMLDENDMVVDFHAAQVAMHEILAPLQHTDLNEHPAFASGYPTAERIARHVFDALVAAGFRGVTRVELTEAPGCVAVYEA